The Streptomyces sp. ICC1 DNA window CTCGTCGGCGAGGAAGGCCAGCACGATGTCGCGCGGGGGCTTGCGGCCGCTGCGCATGCGGTCGCGCACGACGGCCAGCGTCATCGCGTCCATGTCCTTCATGTCGACCGCGCCGCGGCCCCAGACGCAGCCGTCGGCGATCTCGCCGGCGAACGGGTCGTAGGTCCAGTCGGCGGCATTGGCCGGAACCACGTCGGTGTGCCCGTGGATCAGCAGGGCGGGCCGCGAGGGGTCCTCGCCCTCGATCCGCGCGACCGTCGAGGCGCGCCCCTTGTGCGATTCGAAGATCTGCGGCTCCAGCCCGACCTCGGCGAGCTGCTCGGCGACCCACTCGGCCGCCTTGCGCTCGCCCGGACCGGAGTGGTCCCCGTAGTTGCTGGTGTCGATCCGGATGAGGTCCCGGCAGAGGTCCACGACCTCGTCCTCGCCGGAGACGGTCCTGCCCGCGCCCGATTCGCTCACGCTGCTTCCTCCCACTGATCAGTTCCGAACTGACTCCATCCTCCCGCCCCGGGCCGCTTCGCCCAAGGGCGATCCCCGGCCGTCGGGGGGTGTGATCGAGGACCCCGGAATGTTTGGTAATGTTTTCCACGTCGGAACGGCCCGCGAGGGACGCGAGACAGACACCTTGTCCGGGTGGCGGAATGGCAGACGCGCTAGCTTGAGGTGCTAGTGCCCTTTATCGGGCGTGGGGGTTCAAGTCCCCCCTCGGACACCAGCGAGAACCCCACTTCACGTGGGGTTTTCTGCGTTTGGGGCAACCGCGCGGCGGATCGCGCGCGGCCGGGCCGGGATATTCTGGGCCGGTGAATGAGAATCTTCCCCCTTGTCCGAAATGTTCCTGCGAGTACACCTACGAGATGAACGCGCTCGTGGTGTGTCCCGAGTGCGGCCACGAGTGGGTGCCCGCCGAGGCGGGCACGGGCGGCGCCGAGGACACCGGGGAGCGGGTCGTGAAGGACGCCGTGGGCAACGTGCTGGCCGACGGCGACACGGTGACCGTCACCAAGGCGCTCAAGGTCAAGGGCAACCCCTCGGGGATCAAGGCCGGCACCAAGGTGCGCAACATCCGGATCGTCGACGGGGTCGACGGGCACGACATCGACTGCAAGATCGACGGCTTCGGGGCCATGCAGCTGAAGTCGAGCGTGGTCAAGAAGGCCTGACCGGGATCGTGAACGCCGAGAGGGACCCCGCCGCGGCGGGGTCCCTCTCGGCGTTCACGATCCCGGTCCCGGTCAGTCCCCGGGGGTGGACTCCGCCGCCTGGTCGAGGCGGAAGGCCTCGTTGCCGAGCCCGATGCGGGCATGTACCTCGGGTCGGGTGGAGCGCAGGACCAGCCCGTACACCAGGCCCACGACGACGGCCGCGGCGATGATGCCGGGCAGCGCCCAGCTGAGCGCGGAGCCCTCCTCTGCGCCGACCAGGACACCGAAGTCCCTGACGGTGTAGACGGCGATGGCGAGCAGCGCGACGCCGGCGAGACCGGCCGCGACCAGCCGCCAGACCTGGGCGCCGGCGGTGCCGCGGCGGACGAAGAAGGCGATGACCGCGAAGGAGGCGGTGGCCATGAGGAGGGTCACGCCGAGGGCGCCGACGCTGCCCATCCAGGTGAACAGGTGCAGGACGGGCGCGGTGGGGTCGCCGACCGGCATGTCGTCGGTGAAGGCGAAGGCCAGGACGACCACGACGGAGACGACGGTCTGCAGGAGCGAGCCGGTGGCGGGGGCTCCGGTGCCCGCGTTGGTGCGGCCGAAGGCGGCCGGGAGCAGGCCCTCGCGGCCCATGGCGAAGGCGTAGCGGGAGACGACGTTGTGGAAGCTGAGCATCGCCGCGAACATGCCGGACACGAAGAGGACGTGCAGGACGTCGGTGAAGGTGGTGCCCAGGCGGCTCTCGGTGAGCTGGAAGAGCAGTCCGGGTCCGGCCTCCGCGGAGGCCTTGACCACCTCGCCGGGGCCGGTGGCGACGGTGAGGGCCCAGGCGCTGAGGGCGAAGAAGAGGGCGACGAAGCCGACGGCGAGGAACATCACCCGGGAGACGACGATGTGCGGCTTGCTGGTCTCCTCCGCGTACACCGGGGACTGCTCGAAGCCGACGAAGGCGGCGATGCAGAAGCACAGGGCGGTGCCGAGGCCCGCGCCGGTGAGGGTCTCGGGGTTGAAGGCGTGCAGCGAGAGGCCTTCGGGGCCGGGCTTGCCGAGGGCCGCGAGGTCGAAGACGACGACGAGGAGGACCTCGATGATCAGCAGGACGCCGAGCACCTTGGCATTGAGGTCGATCTTCAGCCAGCCGAGGCCGCCGGTCAGGGCGACGGCGGCCAGCGCCGGTATCCACCAGGCGAGTTCGGTGTCGAGGTAGGTGGCGAAGAGGCCGGAGATCTCGAAGCCGAGGATGCCGTAGACGCCGACCTGCATGGCGCTGTAGGCGACGAGGGCGACGAGCGAGGCACCGGCGCCCGCGGTGGGGCCGAGCCCGCGCGCGATGTACGCGTAGAAGGCTCCGGCGTTGTGGACGTGCCGGCTCATCTCGGCGTAGCCGATGCTGAAGAGCGCGAGGACGGCGCCGAGGATGACGAACAGCAGGGGCTGGCCGACGATGCCCATGACCCCGAAGGTGGTGGGCATGACGCCGGCGACGACCATCAGGGGGGCGCTCGCGGCGAGTACGGAGAGCAGCAGGCCGGCGGTGCCGAGGCGGTCGGCGCGCAGGGCGCGGTCCTGGCCCTTGTAGGATCGGGCGTCGGCCGGCCCCGCCGCGACCCGCCCCCAGTAGCGCCAGCACCGCGTATTCGGTGCTCTCCGCCTCCGCACGTTCCTCCTATACACATCTCCGCGCCCACGAGACTACTCATAACATCGCATGCCTACCACCGACGCCGCAGACAAGCCGCCCTCGGCCGGCTGACCCCCGTCGAATACGAGACCGTCATGACCACGTCGGCTCTTCAGGCCGCGTGACTGAACCTGTCACCCAACGCTGCATCAGACCCACACGTACGCTGTCGCTCGTCGCATGAAACCCGGTGTCCACTCCCCGGGATCAACCTCATCTCGCGGCTGGCCGGCCGCGCAGCCACACACTTGACCTTCACCACCCGCCTGCGCTTTCTATCTGTATCGCCAGCCACACGAGCGGTGCCGCTGCCAGAACGATCAGCACCAGACAGCACGGTACCTGGGACGGCCCCTTGAGTGGCTCGGCTGCTACCTGCGGGGCCACTCGGCGCACGTCGTCGGCGTGATACCACATCTTGCCGGCATAGCCCGTAGTGGTCATCCAGCTCTCCGTATGGGTCCGCACTCCATGGGCCAGCGCATTCACATACACCGAGCCAGTACCGACGCCCGGCCACAAGGTGCTCACCTGGCGCTCCGTCAGCCAGCCGTCCCCCTCGTCCGCCATATTCCGCCCTTCCCCCAGCAGCCGGTGACACGACATCATGAACTGTCCCATAGCCAGGCGTAGTTAGCCCCCCCATCGTTCCCCGGGGTTCCGACGCGGCGATATCCGCTTCCCGGGCCCCGAACGCCTGGCGCGAGCGGGTTGGCCCTCGTCATCGAGAACGGGCGGTCAGGGTCCGACCGCCGCCCTACCCCCGAATCACGGCGCCGGGGCGTGAGCACCGTCAGTGCAGTCAACAAGCCAGCCGTGCGCGCTACGGCTCTCCGGGGGCAAGCCCCCTGTGTGTCCCCTGCCGTGCCGCGCGCGCCGAGGCTTTTCGCGTCTGAGCGGTCCTGTTCCTGGCGGCGGCGGGCAGTCGCGGCTCGGACGACGACGCCCGACGTGGTCTGGAAGCCAAGTGGCACGACAGCGTCGAGGTGGTCCATTGCTTCGCCAACCTGGAGAGGATCTCCTGCCCGCGGTGCGGCACGGAACTCGCACCTGACTGGTGGGGTGATGCCGTCTCGCAGTGCTATGACGAGGGCTTTTCGACCCTGATGGTGACGGTTCCCTGCTGCGACGTTGAGACGTCGCTTAACGAGCTGGTGTACGACTGGCCGATGGGGTTCGCGCGGTTCAGGATCGAGGTTTTGTATCCGAACCGGGCTTGGCTGACTGACGGGGAGCTGGCCTCTCTCGCGGGTGCTCTCGGACATCCCCTGCGACAGATTCTCATCCATATCTAGTGCTGTGGCCGGAAAGGTTTGCCGGGGCGCGGTGTCCGGTGCGGTGCATCGCAAGGCGGAGGACCACGCCTCGTACTGGACGTACCGGTCTGGTCCGACAACGCGGCGAGGTGCCGTGCCGGGCGCCGCGACCCGGTGGACCTCTCCGGTCACAGCACTAGACGCCGTCACGCGCGCTGCGCCTCGCGCCACGCACTCCCCTCTCATCCCCGCGCCGGCTCCGAGGCCCACCGGGCCAGTTCCGCGCAGCGAATCCCGCCGCCGGGGTGCCACTCCATGACCGGGCCGGCTGTGTCCCCGTGCTCCTCGCACCAGGACATCAGGACCAGGCCCCCGCAGTCGTGACGCTCGCACCGGCACCCCTTCCCCGGAACTGCGTACGGCACCCCGTGTCGGGTCACACCGCCCGCCGGCTTTACGGACGAGGCGGTGCCCCGCAGGCCGGCGGGCCAAGCCAGCGTCACCCGCAGGCCGCCCGACCCCGACCGGAACCGTTCGATCACCCGCACCTCCCCCAGTACCGCCAACGGGCCCGTGCCCGGAGCGGTCAGCCGGCTCACCGATACCCCGAACTCCCCGGCCGCCAGCTCGGCCAGCTCGTCAGCGTCGGCGTCCGTCAACCAGCCGGACAACTGGTTCCTCCTCCTCGGCGTCCTCGGACAGGACCAGCCGCGCGGGTGACCGCTGCGGCGGTCGGCCACCTGGTCCGCGCCGGTCTCCTGGTCTACCTCGGCGGGGACGTCGACTTCCCCGACGTCCACCCGGACCAGGTGGCCGCCCTCGCGCGCCGCCGGGGCCTGCCCGCCCTCCTCGACCAGCACGTGCCCCTGGGCCCGGACCAGGCCGCGGTACGCCTCGGCGTTCGCAGGAGCGACTTTGACGCCGCCGTGAAGCTCGGGTTCCTTTCTCCGGTGTCCTCGGTGGAGATCGACTACAAGCGGCAGGGCGGCGTCACCACGGTGCCGCTGTACTCCACCTTCCCTGTTGAATCGGCTTGTTGAAGCCGATCTGGCGGGGTGGTGTGTGGGTTTCTGCGCGGCATCTCCCGAGCGTGCTCTTGGCGGGCCCAGGCACGCGCGTTTCTGTCATGCTTGCGTCATGCCCGAACCGGAAAACGCAGGTGGTGCGACTGCACCCGCAGCACGGCGCAAGAGGCTGATCGCGTCCCTGATCTCGCTTGCGGCAGTGGGAATCGGCACCGTCCACGTCGTCAGGCCCGATGTGGAAATTGACGGCACCACCCTGGCGCTCGCCGCCATCGCGGTGGTGCCGTGGCTGGGTGACCTCTTCGAGAGCATTGAACTTCCCGGCGGCACCAAGCTCCAGTACCACACGCTGCAAGA harbors:
- a CDS encoding zinc ribbon domain-containing protein YjdM, translated to MNENLPPCPKCSCEYTYEMNALVVCPECGHEWVPAEAGTGGAEDTGERVVKDAVGNVLADGDTVTVTKALKVKGNPSGIKAGTKVRNIRIVDGVDGHDIDCKIDGFGAMQLKSSVVKKA
- a CDS encoding APC family permease, with the translated sequence MRRRRAPNTRCWRYWGRVAAGPADARSYKGQDRALRADRLGTAGLLLSVLAASAPLMVVAGVMPTTFGVMGIVGQPLLFVILGAVLALFSIGYAEMSRHVHNAGAFYAYIARGLGPTAGAGASLVALVAYSAMQVGVYGILGFEISGLFATYLDTELAWWIPALAAVALTGGLGWLKIDLNAKVLGVLLIIEVLLVVVFDLAALGKPGPEGLSLHAFNPETLTGAGLGTALCFCIAAFVGFEQSPVYAEETSKPHIVVSRVMFLAVGFVALFFALSAWALTVATGPGEVVKASAEAGPGLLFQLTESRLGTTFTDVLHVLFVSGMFAAMLSFHNVVSRYAFAMGREGLLPAAFGRTNAGTGAPATGSLLQTVVSVVVVLAFAFTDDMPVGDPTAPVLHLFTWMGSVGALGVTLLMATASFAVIAFFVRRGTAGAQVWRLVAAGLAGVALLAIAVYTVRDFGVLVGAEEGSALSWALPGIIAAAVVVGLVYGLVLRSTRPEVHARIGLGNEAFRLDQAAESTPGD